GATGTAGCCGGTTTCCCGCCTTGTTCAAAGCGCTGGCGATAAACTTGGCCATCACGATAAATTGTTACTTCCAAAAATGTTGATAAGGCGTTTACAACTGATGAACCTACACCATGTAAACCGCCACTTGTTTTATAACCGCCTTGTCCAAACTTTCCGCCTGCATGAAGGACGGTGAAAATAATTTCAGGGGTTGGTTTACCCATTTTATGCATACCTGTTGGCATACCACGACCATGGTCACGCACGCTAATACTGTTATCTTCATGAATCTTCACGATGATATGATTTCCATATCCAGCAAGCGCTTCATCCACTGCATTGTCTACAATTTCATACACTAAGTGGTGAAGACCTCGACTATCTGTAGAACCAATATACATCCCTGGTCTTTTGCGTACGGCTTCTAAACCTTCTAATACTTGAATGGCATCTTCATTATACGAAATACCGGCTTGGTTTTTTACCAAATGTAATCCCCTCCAAAAATACAAACAAACGTTCTATTTACTACCTAATCGTACGCTCAAATATGCATGATGTCAATGTTTAAAGGTACTGATTTAGGCTTTGCAAAGATTAATTGTATCATCAAAAACGAACGTTTAAAAGCATATCCTTCAGTAGCAAACAATAAAATGTAACTTTTTCCCTGTTTTTTACGATGAACGAAAAAATAATACCTCTTTCCTTCTATTAAAAAACATTGTAAAATATTCAATACATACTATTAGTACCAAGTAGTAATTCTGAATTCGAAAGGAGCACAACACTTGATCAACGCATTAATTATTATTTGTGCTTATTTAATCGGTTCCATTCCATCTGCTTTATGGATTGGCAAAATTTTTTACAAAACGGATATTCGACAACAAGGCAGCGGCAATTTAGGAACGACTAATACATTTAGAGTATTAGGCAAAAAACCGGGCATCGCCGTATTGCTTATTGATATATTGAAAGGAACGGCTGCGGTATTGCTACCGTTATTGCCATTTTTCGCAGACAGCACTGTCCATCCTTTAATCTTAGGTGTCATCGCGGCTGCTGGCCATATGTTCCCGATTTTCGCTAGTTTCCGCGGAGGAAAAGCAGTTGCTACGAGCGGCGGTGTTATTTTAGGCTATAATTTACCGTTATTTTTAATTTTAATCATTGTATTTGTCATCGCCTTAAAGTTAACGAAAATGGTCAGCTTATCATCTATGATTGTATCCGCTGCAGCGGTTATTTATGTAATTGGTCATTGGATGATAACAGGAGAATATGCATTATTCATTTTGGTTGTCGTTCTGGCAGGCTTCATTTTTTACCGTCACCGTGAAAATATTAAGCGGATTAAAGCCGGTACTGAACCGAAAATTAAAGGATTTTAAACGATTGACTGAAAGGGTTTCCTTTCAGTCTTTTTTTGTACTTAAAATTCAGAACGCGAGCTTTGTAAGTTTTTTTTATTTACTGCATAATGGCAGTAGAGGTGAAATATATGGAAATCAAACTATCAGAAAAAGCACTCAATTGGTTTAAACAAGAGATGGAAGTAGAAAAAGGCGATTTTATTCGCTTTTATGCAAGGTATGGAGGTTCTTCACCTTTTCATGAAGGGTTTTCGTTAGGGATGACACGGGAGCAGCCGCATGAAATAGGTATTGAAACGGTTGTGGAAGATATTCATTACTACATCGAAAAATCCGATGAATGGTTTTTTAATGAACATCATTTAGTTGTAGATGTCGCCGATTCATCCGATGAATTAACTTATTCGTACGAAAAATAAAGGCCCTATTTCCGCTTCCTAATACAAACAATTTGCCGCTCAAAAAGTTCAAATGTTTCGAATTTATTGTAAATCCATTTTTGCCGATTCAATCGTTATAATGAGTAAGGATTATATCGAGGATTGATGAGGGATTACATGTGAAAGTGAAACAGGAATTTTATTGGCGCTGCGTATTTTTTATTGCAGGCATCATTGTTTTATCATTAGGCGTCGCATTGACGATCAAAGGACAAATACTTGGCGTTGGGTCATGGGATGTCCTTCATATCGGATTACAAAAAAACTTGGGATTAACGGTCGGTATGTGGTCGATTATTTTAGGTTTGCTCATTCTGGCTGTTGATACGTTTTTCACAAAAAGATTGCCAAAAGCAGGGACTTATTTGGACATGTTCCTGACAGGGATTTTTATTGATATATTTTTGTTAGTATTACCGGATGCGAATACACTGTTAGAAC
This window of the Solibacillus isronensis genome carries:
- the plsY gene encoding glycerol-3-phosphate 1-O-acyltransferase PlsY; amino-acid sequence: MINALIIICAYLIGSIPSALWIGKIFYKTDIRQQGSGNLGTTNTFRVLGKKPGIAVLLIDILKGTAAVLLPLLPFFADSTVHPLILGVIAAAGHMFPIFASFRGGKAVATSGGVILGYNLPLFLILIIVFVIALKLTKMVSLSSMIVSAAAVIYVIGHWMITGEYALFILVVVLAGFIFYRHRENIKRIKAGTEPKIKGF
- a CDS encoding HesB/YadR/YfhF family protein, whose product is MEIKLSEKALNWFKQEMEVEKGDFIRFYARYGGSSPFHEGFSLGMTREQPHEIGIETVVEDIHYYIEKSDEWFFNEHHLVVDVADSSDELTYSYEK
- a CDS encoding YczE/YyaS/YitT family protein; this translates as MKQEFYWRCVFFIAGIIVLSLGVALTIKGQILGVGSWDVLHIGLQKNLGLTVGMWSIILGLLILAVDTFFTKRLPKAGTYLDMFLTGIFIDIFLLVLPDANTLLEQTLAFVVGVVLLGFGCGMYMVANLGVGPRDTLMLLLVHRLGWSVNRARTTMEVTVAVLGFVLGGPVGVGTVFMAFGLGPVVQWALKWNGKLFHRAAGVESVVI